In Anthocerotibacter panamensis C109, the sequence GCCTCAGTGAAGGTGATGAACTTATTGATGAGATAGGTAATGACCGAAGTCGCCAGAGCAGCTACGGCAAAAGCCAGATTGTTGTGAACCTCGGGAAGGATGGGGACGAGCGCAAGGAAGCTGTGCAGACCCAGCGAAAACACAACGGTCAGCAGCATTCCTAAAAGTGCCGTGCCCACGTAGAGGACCCGCTCCAAGCCCGGAGTCCGCCCCCGCCTTTTCGTGAAGGTGAACCGCCGTTGGAAGATATAGCTCAGGATAATGCCCAGACTATAAGCCACGACCATCGAGAGGATATACCCCAACGCATGACTGTCCCCCAAGCACCAGCCCAAGACTTG encodes:
- a CDS encoding GtrA family protein; this translates as MTRKRLAPFANYPTYFVVGTSIALFTIGVRQVLGWCLGDSHALGYILSMVVAYSLGIILSYIFQRRFTFTKRRGRTPGLERVLYVGTALLGMLLTVVFSLGLHSFLALVPILPEVHNNLAFAVAALATSVITYLINKFITFTEA